The DNA window ATCACATACATGTGCTTGTTCTGGCCGGCAAGCTCGCCCCGACTCATTGGAGGGGATGCGCGCCGTCGGTTGATTTCATGCCTTTCTTCCCCAGACAGCGTGTTATGCGGTCGCTCATGGTCTTATGGCATCCCCCTGATgcaccttgggtgaagctgaacactgACGGTGCCTTCTCTACATTGACACTGGAGGCGGGGGAAGGAGGATTGGTTCGTGGATCTGATGGAGGTCTTCTACGGGCCTTCTGTGCTCCGGTTGCTACATCATCGAGCTTTGAAGCAGAGCttttggctctgattcgggGTTTAGGGATGGCTGTGGAGttttctactcacatttggaTAGAGCTGGACTCAGCGGCTCTGGTTAGTTTATTGTCAGCTGGACATCTTGGCTCCGCAGATTTTAGACATCAtatggctttgatccggagcATGACATCTCAACGGCACGTTCGcttctcacacatctacaggGAAGGGAACCTGACTGCCGActttctggcaggtaggggggtccagacccctgcccttaCATACTTTGATCCAATCTCTGCGCCTCGGTACCTAAAGGCGCTAGTTAGGATGGACCtgctgggatatcctaactcCCGCTTCCGACATAGAGACGTGGATTGATCTTGAGCTCATGATGGTTTACCTTTCTTTATATTCATCGCTTCCTTTTGTTTATTTGACACTTCTTTTCATCTTGATATTGGCACTTCTTTTCATGTTGATAGCATGGAGGATCCCAGCTTGTGGGACCTCTGATTTATATTTTCATGTTCTTATTTTGgatcttagtcacttttgggTTAAGATCATGTTGTCGGAACATTATATTTTGATCTTATGTACAGGTTGTGGGTCCGCCTAAACCCCCGCCCACAAAGGGCgtctttgttttaaaaaaaatcacagtAATTCTCACTAAGTACTTCTAATCAAATTGATAGTTACGCTTTCCAAAACTAAAAATCATAATTACTTGGACTCATTAGGAAATTCGATTTGATAGCGTTAGTAAAGAATGAATAACCAACCCCCAAAAAAAGGAGTGaataataaaagtaattaaaaatatggCTAATCCACTGAAATCCAACAAGATaaactcaaaaataaaagtTCAACAAACATTATTTGCTTAAAATAACAGCCACCAGCCTGACCGGTACAATATTATGAGAAATTGGTACAcatttctttactttttttagTAGGTGTCAAAATCACAACATTGAAGTCatccaaaatatcaaaattcaaCTCATGAATCTCCTTTTGTTTTTTATCAATCTCTTATGGTTACAACTCAAAATTACTGGCAAATGCCTTTCAACGTCAAGTAGAGATGGCGAAAGTAGGCCCAGCACAATAGGCTGGCCCAGGCCTGGTTGGGCCAAATTTTAGACACGGTGAGATTGCAGCCTAGCCCAGTGCAGAATGGCGAAAAGCCTGATGGATTTGGACTGGCCCAGAAATCTACACTACAAACTCAGTAGGCTCGAGCCAAGTTAGAATCACATTATAAGTTAAGATTATAAAAAGAACAAAATTTCAGCCCTGAAAGTAAACCACAGCATCCACGAAAAccatattttcatatttatctGAGAGAAAAGCCAACGTTTCTTTAATAGTGCATGGGaatttcagaacaattaccacaAGAAGCACCTAGTAAACTTATAGTTAACACTTCACCAATTTCCTTTTTCCATAATCATACCTACCGAGGTAACCTGGTAAATCAGACCAACTTTAGTATCTTCCATCAAACAGTAATTCATAATTTGTTCCAGAGTAACTTTTTAAGTAAACTTGAACCATTTACTAAATCATGAACCTTGAACATATTTTAACACTTGAAAAGATATTAGCAGATCATCTAGTCTCAATCATCATGGTGTGCGAGTATTATCAAGCTAAAACTCTAACCGAGGTTTCCTTTCAAAGCATTAAGTAAAAATACAGCAAAGAGACGAGATGGGGAAAAAAATCCTAAAGAGAACAGCACAAATCAGAAGTATAAACCATCGCCTAAAACACCTGATGACCAAATAATCATCATTTTCTTGATGATTAACTCGTCAGTGTTACACATCCGGTGGAGGCAAGGTTAACTTTTCCAACAGTGAGTTGCATAAGTTGCTGGCACACTTCTGGGTAGAACATCGTGCATAAACAATTAACAACCCAGGAAAGTTTTCAGGTTTACAGTGAACCAAAATAACAAGAAGAAAGGTTAAGGCACTACTATATAGGCCTTGTTTATTTCAATTTGCTACTAAGTTCTAATTAATCAAGCACATTTAATAAGAGTAGCAAGACTTAAAATCCTTGACCTGATCCTAGTCATCAGAACAAGGTAGGATACGCCTAATTCAATAAATGTGACTGGTCATCAAAAGCACACAACCGATACAAACTAAGATAGCCCCCAACTGAAATAATATCTAGCACTATGGTAAAACAACCATTGAAACCCTGCACCATTAAAGAACGTTGGCGCAGACTCATATCCAACACATAGCTTTAATTGATCATTCAAACACTTACATCCACTGCTACGATGCATAAAAGTTCATCTAACCTAAAAGACTAAACAATATTTCCATGCTTCGTGCCTTCAGCAACCATGTTGGATTTGCATAAGTAACAGACAGCTATAAAACATAATTCTAGTGATGTAAGATGGATTCTTCTTTTAAACCAAAACACAAATGCCTAGTAATCATCAGAGAAACCCGAGGCTATCATGCCCCGCGTATAATCAATCCCATCTCAAGTTACAAAGTCAACAACATCGATCCTATAACTGGAGAGTAAATATTGTAATCCGATCACCTCAACTGCTATAATTCATAGTAATATACAAAATTATTCAACACCAAAACATGGAACCTAGTTTCTGTCAGATCAAACCAACAACGAGATAAATATAAATCAGAATTCAGTGATGAAAGCCCTAAATAAAACGATGAAGCAAACGCAGGATAGCAGGAAACATCAAATGTAAATCCCTCAATATTAACTAGGGAAATGTAATTGCAACTGAGATTCAAAATGAAGCATACACCAACAACAAAATGAAAACACGGACCCTAACAATTACGACGCAAAAAAACTCAATTAACCACTAAAACAGCCCGTAACAGAGATAGATATATAATACCAACATAAGAAAAACACGCGCAATTTCATTTCCGAATCATTCCCGCTTCTGACTCTCGATCCTCTTGTTGAGAACATCCATCTTGACGATGAGCCCCGTGACGGAGTAGAGAAGCCAGTAGAAGATAAGCGCCGACGCGATCAGGAGCGCGTTGCGCTGCGATTTCATGATCGATTTCTGGTGGCGGAGGTGCTCCGATGGGGAGCAGGAATCGGAGTCGCAGGTGGGGCGGGTCTCGTACTTCCAGTAGATATCCATGAGCAGGAAGAGGCAGAAGGGGACGACGGCGAGGAAGGGTTTGAGGAGACTCCGTGTGACGGTGATTAGGCCCTTCCGCAGCGGGTCAAGGCCTGGGAGAGTGAGGAAGATGAGCATGATGGCCTCTGCGCCAGCGGCGTAACCGAGAACTACCCATTCCAACGCCATTGACGGTGATCTGAGAGAGATGAAAGGGAattttgtagagagagaaactagGCAGAGAGAGATCTTAAATTGGGAATGGTTGGAGCGGTGAGTGACTTCGTTAAGCAAAGTACCTTTCAATGGGCCTGTTGGGCCTATTCCGATATCCACGATGAACCAATTATGAAAATATTATGGGCTTTATGGCCTAAATGTGATGATCCAATACTATTTTCTCGTACAAGGATTGATAAAATCTTAGGATGTGTTTGCTAAAAGTCAATAATCCTAATTTGATAGACAATATATTAGTTGAATAAGGTTTTATCAACATGGGAGCATTATGGTGAcactataattataataacaACCTAAGCAAGCAATATGCAATATA is part of the Salvia splendens isolate huo1 chromosome 22, SspV2, whole genome shotgun sequence genome and encodes:
- the LOC121786060 gene encoding uncharacterized protein LOC121786060; this encodes MALEWVVLGYAAGAEAIMLIFLTLPGLDPLRKGLITVTRSLLKPFLAVVPFCLFLLMDIYWKYETRPTCDSDSCSPSEHLRHQKSIMKSQRNALLIASALIFYWLLYSVTGLIVKMDVLNKRIESQKRE
- the LOC121786855 gene encoding uncharacterized protein LOC121786855, producing the protein MRSLMVLWHPPDAPWVKLNTDGAFSTLTLEAGEGGLVRGSDGGLLRAFCAPVATSSSFEAELLALIRGLGMAVEFSTHIWIELDSAALVSLLSAGHLGSADFRHHMALIRSMTSQRHVRFSHIYREGNLTADFLAGRGVQTPALTYFDPISAPRYLKALVRMDLLGYPNSRFRHRDVD